A single genomic interval of Odontesthes bonariensis isolate fOdoBon6 chromosome 3, fOdoBon6.hap1, whole genome shotgun sequence harbors:
- the LOC142377752 gene encoding trypsin-like yields MQDRIVGGYTAVPNSIKYIVSLQSTSGQHFCGGSLVHRYWVLTAAHCNIGTDQMMIVAGDYKVNIFEGTEQYAKPHRLVIHPLYNRSTNNADIMLIKLRAPMILNIFVSLAPLPRQGTGVVEGHMCRVSGWGYNSLGGSQVPVTLRTVTVPIVSTTRCNSSDSFNGNITANMICAGHQAGGKDACKGDSGGPLMCRGRVYGVVSWGNGCGDAKFPGVYTAVSRFRRWIDQTIYGSYLRCAGYQWS; encoded by the exons ATGCAGGACCGTATAGTAGGTGGTTACACTGCTGTCCCAAACTCCATCAAATACATTGTCTCACTGCAGAGCACCAGCGGCCAACACTTCTGTGGTGGATCACTAGTTCACAGATACTGGGTTCTGACCGCAGCGCACTGTAACATTGG gacagATCAGATGATGATAGTGgcaggtgactacaaagtgaATATCTTCGAGGGTACTGAGCAGTATGCTAAACCCCACAGGCTGGTCATCCATCCATTGTACAACAGAAGCACCAACAATGCTGACATCATGCTCATTAAG TTGCGGGCGCCCATGATCCTGAACATATTCGTGTCACTGGCGCCTCTTCCCAGACAGGGGACAGGTGTGGTTGAAGGCCACATGTGTCGGGTGTCTGGATGGGGCTACAACAGTTTGGGCGGAAGCCAGGTCCCAGTCACACTCAGGACAGTCACGGTGCCCATTGTTTCCACTACAAGATGTAACAGCAGTGACTCCTTCAATGGAAACATAACAGCAAACATGATTTGCGCAGGTCATCAGGCTGGAGGAAAAGATGCATGCAAG GGAGACTCTGGTGGGCCATTGATGTGCAGAGGACGGGTCTACGGCGTGGTCTCATGGGGCAACGGCTGCGGTGATGCAAAGTTTCCTGGAGTTTACACGGCTGTGTCCAGATTCCGCCGCTGGATAGATCAAACCATCTATGGGTCATATCTGCGCTGTGCTGGATACCAATGGAGCTAA
- the LOC142377753 gene encoding trypsin-like produces MMKLAPSYHLLLLILLIVNLTGVFGNRIIGGALVKPNSIKYQASLLYRGSHFCGGTLIHPQWVASAAHCWRPNHMIKVVLGQHSLAEVDEFEQIFNVSLIIKHYQYSYWMLDNDIMLLKLDRPANINAVVEPVSLPETDSPPLENLAQCTVSGWGVTWVYGQSLSSELMSVNVDYFSDCWNYYYFRVTANMICAGSLHGGRDSCQGDSGGPLVCNGKFEGIVSWGIGCAYAFYPGVYTKVRNYISWINWVIQNS; encoded by the exons ATGATGAAGCTGGCTCCATCCTATCACCTCTTACTGCTTATTTTGCTTATAGTTAACCTGACAG GTGTGTTTGGGAACAGAATCATTGGGGGTGCTTTGGTGAAGCCTAACTCCATCAAGTATCAGGCCTCCCTCCTATACAGAGGCTCCCACTTTTGTGGAGGCACCCTGATACACCCACAGTGGGTGGCGTCTGCTGCCCACTGCTGGAGACC GAATCACATGATAAAAGTGGTCTTGGGTCAGCACAGTCTTGCTGAGGTTGATGAATTTGAGCAGATATTCAACGTCTCCTTAATCATCAAACACTATCAGTAcagctactggatgcttgacaATGATATCATGCTGCTTAAG CTGGACCGTCCAGCTAACATCAATGCCGTGGTGGAGCCAGTCTCTTTGCCAGAAACGGACTCACCGCCTTTGGAAAACCTCGCCCAGTGTACAGTCAGTGGCTGGGGCGTGACCTGGGTCTATGGCCAAAGTCTGTCCTCCGAACTGATGTCTGTAAACGTGGATTACTTCTCAGACTGCTGGAACTACTACTACTTCAGGGTTACGGCCAATATGATCTGTGCCGGTTCTCTTCATGGTGGGAGAGACTCGTGCCAG GGTGACTCAGGAGGACCACTTGTCTGCAATGGTAAATTTGAAGGAATTGTGTCTTGGGGCATTGGCTGTGCCTATGCTTTCTATCCCGGTGTCTACACCAAAGTAAGAAACTACATCTCATGGATCAACTGGGTCATACAGAACAGTTAA